The genomic segment CAGCTCCCTTGCAGGACTAACTCTTGGCCACCCCCTACCCCCGGGACGTCCCTGGCGGGGGCTCCCCGGCACCAGGACCGGTGGCACTCACTGTCCCCGCAGCTCGGCCGTGGACGAGAGGGGCTTCttcgccggcccggcccgcgGCTGCGGCGCCCAGGTCTGCGGTTCCCGCAGCGGCTTCAGCGGGGGCAGCGAACCGCGCTGGAGCCAGCGGCGGCCCGGCGCCGAGCCGAACCCCCGGCCGGGATGGGCCGAGCtgcggcggcggggcggggcgagcgGCCGCGCGCTCGCTCGGGCGCCGCTCTTCGGGCGAACATGCTCGGCGGCCGGCAGCCCGGCGACGCTCTGGAGGGCGGCGCGCCCGCCGCTCAGCCCCGCCCTGCTGGGCCCGTAGGCGGGTGATACGGCtgccgccccgcccgcccgctACGCGCGCCCGTTGCTAGGCGCCGGGAGCTTCCCGGCGGGCGGTCACCTGAGGGCGTGCCGCGGGGGTCAGGGAGCCGCGCCAGGATGGGGCATGGGCGGCGGGAGGCAGCCAGGACTTACTGGACAACTACTCTAGGGTGCCGCCGCCTGCGAGCTCACGGCTGCAGGGGGTAGGGTGGGAGGAGGCTGCGGAAACGAGGCTCAGACCCGACAGCAGGTCAGTGCGGCATGAAGCTGGTGCCACGTACTATAGATGGAGTGGGTGGTGGGCACTTGCACAAGATTAGTGAGGTGAGGCTCTCTGGGTTGCATTTTAATATTCAAACTAACCAGGCTTTCCAGAGTACTGATGAGTCTAGACCAGCAGTACCTGACTAGTCTATCTCTGTAAGTGACTCAGTCGTCCCGAGTTCCCGTTTCCCTCTCCGTGCCCTCAAGAATTCTGCGTTCTACGCCTCCTTTGTCGAGGTTCTTCGGTAGAAGGTTCGGTGGGAAGCCTAGCAGCCTGACAGCCTGTATATGCTCTTGCCGAGTTGTTGTAAACCCTATTTCTTGACCTCTCCACTGGGGTTGCAAGTTTAGCCCTGGTAAAAGGACTTCGGATTCCACAAAATCCGAAGGGCTGAAACTGCTTTCAGCACACCACTTTTCCGTTTTCATTAAGCTCGATACTAATCTTTCCTAGCTCCTCTGATTAAGAAAACCAACTCACATTACACCTGGAACCTAAACCCTTCGTTGTGTGATCCCAGAGGTCAGGAAGGTTATTAGTCCATTGACTAAAATATGAGACATCCTTGTGTAGCCTTATCTCACCATCTTTAAGTCTATTTTGCCCATTAGACTAATACATGAAAGCAGAGCTAGTTTCCTTTGTACATCCCTCTCAATGCTGAAGTTACACAGCAAATAGCATTTACTTAGCACTTTGGACCAGGTACTAACGACCTGTCATACTTTAATCTTCACCAAAATTCCTTTATTCCTTCACcactatttcctttattttgctaAGGAAGGAGAGATGAAGTAATTTAACGACTCAAACTATTAAGTGGAAAAGttaaaagttgctcagtggtgtctgactctttgcacactatggactttacagtccatggagttctccaggccagaatactggagtaagtagcctttcccttctccagggatcttcccaacccagaaatcgaacccaggtctcccgcattgccagcagattctttaccagctgagccacaggggaagcccaattaaGTGGAAGCTGGATATGAATTCAAGCAGTTTGGCTCCAGAGCCAGCACTCTAAATCATCTTACCACAAAGAAACCCTCAAAGATAAGCCAAGACCAGGGTAACACTGCTAAAAGCCAGTGAGTGCAACAGTTAAACTTTATGGCTAGGGTAGCCAGGATGACCTAATAATAAAGCTGGAGCTTTGAAGGCTACAACTGtaatgtccttcagttcagttgctcagtcgtgtctgactctttgcaaccccatgaatcgcagcacgccaggcctccctgtccatcaccatctcccggagttcactcaaactgacgtccatcgagtcggtgatgccatctagccatctcatcctgttgtccccttctcctcctgcccccaatccctcccagcatcagtctttcccaatgagtcaactctttgcatgaggtggccaaagtactggagtttcagattcagcatcattccttctaaagaacacccagggctgatgatctccagaatggactggttggatctgcttgcagcccaagcgactctcaagagtcttctccaacaccacagttcaaaagcatcaattcttcggcgctcagccttcttcacagtccaactctcgcatccatatatgactactggaaaaaccatagccttggaaTGTCCTTACATGAGATCAATCTTTGCATAAGTGCAACCTGGGTGCCCAGAGTTTCATCAATGAGGCTGGTTAGCTTTCTGGTGATCTCTTATAGTAAGTGAAAGATTTGGGGTGAGTTTAAGTAAAATAAGGCATTAAGTTGCATTTTAGCAGGTTCTAAGAGTTCACAAAATATTCTCATGTGTTTTTAGTCCTTACACTCCTGTGAAGGCAGACGGTATCCTCCCCATTCTCATACATTTCCCTATTCTCTGGACCCATTTGGAAACTATGTGGAGAGTTGAATTTCTAGGATTGATTGTCTGCAGAAGACCTGTACAGCCCAAACActgtttctttcctctccatATATCTAGGATCTTATCCTCACCAGCTTCAAAAACTTGGCTACTTTGGGAGATGAGTCAACATCCAAGGACTGTAACACGTGCCCCTCAGTGTTGATAGTGGGGGAAACTGGGTACTGGGCACAGCAAGATACATGGGAAATTTGCTGTGAACCTCAAACTGCTCTTAACGTTTTATAAGAGGCATTGTTGAAATACCATCCCACATATAATACCATTCCTGTTACTACTGCAAATCCTACACTGTTTCCCTCCACCCTCCCATGCCTAGGTAGTTAGCTGAACGCCACTTGAACCACCGTTACAGTAACCAGATGTTTTCTTCTGAGCCCCTTCAACCTTTCAGGATACTGGGATGGTCATCAAAGCAGTAAAATGAAATAGGTAATTTCAAAGCTTAAGACTTTTAGGCTACACCAAgaaattaatgatttttaaacacAGATCCAACTGTTTACCAAGACATTAAATTTCCTGCAAAACACCTGATACTCATGTAACACTGGTTATAACAACCTTCTTAATTGCCTTCAAGGATTCAATGACTCTAAACTCACAGATAAACAGCTTTCAAGACCCAAGACTGTATTTAAATATACTTAACTTTCACATACTAAAAAGTAATGATTCTGGTACAATATTATCAAAAGTCATACTGCATCATACCCTTGGCTCAATCAGTGAGGATAGTAAAACTTTTtacttatatgtatatgtatattccatGTTATGCAGGGAGTGTTATTTATAAATTACATCCACAGgcacatattttctttcttgtttacaATACATAgtagaaatattaaaaactctACTCAAGTATGGGTAGAAGatgcaaagcaaaaataagatgaaatgcaaaaagaaaactgacattAAGATTACCATTTTGTAAGCAAGTCAAGACCTGAGAAAACTGAATTTCTGCAACATTTTTAATCTGTAAACTGAACTTTTCATCATGCACAAAGGCCTATGAAATAGGCTTTCTTAGATTAGACCCAGTTTGGCCAACTAAAAATGGAAAATCAGGATGTTTTTTGTACAGGAAAATCTTCAATAAACCCAAGGAATGTTTTTCACAAGACACAGGCTGGACCCTAAGTTTTGCATCCAAGAGGCCAGGCTGTTGATTTGACTTAATCTTGTCGCACCAAGATTtgcaaaggaaagataaaagtcaACCAAGACACTACATTTCAATTTGTTTCAATTGTTTATTAACCAGAACACAAAAATAATCCTGGTAGATacctgaaaggaaggaaaaaaaccccaTTAAACATAATAGTTAAAAATTAACATATACCAGGAGTTATCAATACCAATTGTTCCCActtttaagtaggaaaaaaaaaaccaggccTTTTCTTCTCTCCATATAGTCCTCAAAAGGGAAAACCAAATCAACTGTGATCATATTACACGGTTGATTTTCCCCCATTAAATGCCAACTCAGCAAAACCCTTATCAGCATTTACATTAAGTAAACTTCTTTCTGGATGTAGTTGCTCACCTTAGTTCATCCTTCTAATAAGCCTGTTGATCTGGTCTTCCCTGTTGCCAGCATCTCCACCTTCTACAAAATGGGTggtctttttcttcattccacCTCGTGGAGAAGACAATTTAAAGGGCCACAGGAAgttgtttgcttctttgaaaCGTTTTCCAACGGTATAGATCTCATGAATCAGATCCTCCATGCAGATGATTCCATATTTCCCTGAATGTGTTCAAGATTATTTAagattaaaattgtttattttgagACTATTACATTTTAAGGCATTAAAGAGTATAGGCTGTAACAGAGTTAATGGTAAATCAAGAGTGAAATTAACAAGGAAATATGAGGCTTTACATACAAAGATACAGTTCAAGCCAGTGAAATCACACCTTCCATTTTTTCATAAACAGTATTGGGAATAAGGGAAGGTTCTTAAAGAGTAAGAATAGCCAGGCTATTCTCAAGACACCAAAAAACAGCTTGTCTGATacaataaattttataataattaccTTTCCCAAAAAGGCAGAACCTACCAAGAGATCGAGCAATCAATGCATTGTCTGTCAGGGCAATTCGCTTTTTGTTGATTTTGCCATAACCACGCTTGTAGATCAATTCATTTACAGACTTCAGATTTGGGTAcctaaatacaaaaagaaaaacaggcatAAATGACCAAATAAGACTATCACTGTCAAAACCTCTATAATTCGTTTACcaaaaaagaagtcaaagacACCTACCCCCATGCAATGTATGGCTCCACAATTCTCAGCATATTAATTGATGCCTTGTTGAGCTTCACAAAGGTGCCGTTGAAGATCTGCCGGAGGCGAAGGAGCTGCAGCACCTTTCGAACCTTTGGGCTCACACCGTTGATACTGCaaggagaaaacacagaaaattccTTTAGCTTTCATCAAACCTTTTACAATAAAAAGACAGGGAACTAACATTTTGGGGCAACACATCACACCCAAATAGGAATAATCTCCTGTTACAACACCACTCTTTCCTTTAGTTATAGCTGTATTCCATCACCTGTCAACTTGCCTCCCCTGCAAGGAAACAGTCTTTTGGTATGTATGTTTCATATTCAAAAACTTCCCCAATGTTCTTATTACTTCCTTTTATATAGATCTGTTTTAAGTCATTCTCCAGGACACTGAACTCAAGTGTCACTCAATGGACACACGCTTTGGGCACAGGGCTTATCACTAAAATactcccccaccccattccactTACCATTCAAGTTTCTGTTCCAGTGTATGAGAACCAAGGTCCCCACAAATGTGAAATTATGCAGAGTGGAcagttttccctttaaaaatagaatgcaaTAAAAACTGAACCTACCCTCTGATCCTGATGACAAACGCCAATTTGGGTTCCGCAGGTACATAGAAGTTGCCGGCTTTTCGTGCCATCCTAGCCATTCGAATTTCAGTTCTGTACATCTGCCTGTATTCCTTGTGGTAATGCTTAGCTTTTTCATAGATAAGCTTCCTCCTTGCCTTTCGAAGCTGGAAAACCAACATTCTTCTTATTCATTTGCTTTTTGGCTCCCAAACACAATTAGCAATACCAGTTAAGAGAATACTCTTCTACCATATATATTAACATTCCAAGAGAAAGACACCaatttcattagaaaagatcatTCTAATAGTTAACCACACTGACTGGAACAGCAGCTGAAATAAGCCTTGTTAGAATTTCAATCACAGGACCTCTTCTTTACTGGTGAGTCAAAAAGTTTACTTACCATCTTTTGGGCAAACTTCTTTCTCAGTCGCTTGATCTTAAGCTCTGCGAAATTCTTCCGCTTTTTCTTAAGGGTTTCTGGCACAGCAggaaccttctttttcttctctctgacaACAGCAGACAGAAAAAGAGTTAAAAGGCCCGCAGCACTACATCACTCCCCATTCAGTACTGGGCACGCTCTCAACGTACCTTTAACTGTTCTAGTATGCTATGCCTGTAATCTTTATGTCTAACAAGGGCCACTGTCTTTAAAACGAGTCATAAAGACAATCAATTCACAGTGAACCTACAATCAGTCCCGGGGTCCCAAGACAACAAAAAAAGCGACAGCCAAACACAGAGAGTCAAAGACTGCTCCAAGACACTGACCCCTAGACTATTAGAGTGACTACCAACCACCACCCCGATTCAAACCTCAAGTTCCACATGTTTAAGCAAAGGCCTGATACCAGGGATGCTTAGGGCAAAAGCCAGCTAAGGAAGAAACCAATTCGGAGGTTCGGACCCTCCCCCCTAGAACGAGGAACTGGATAACCCGCCAACCCCACATATATTCAGCTCTCACACCTTGTTCCCGGTACCTCCAAGACCTCCGCCCCAAGGCCTCCTGAATCCCATCTTAGCCTAAGACCACCAGTAGTGTCACAGCGCGTCACAAACACACAGATATGTTGTCAAAGATACAAGCTACAGACGGATAGAGGGAGACAGAGACTGGAGG from the Budorcas taxicolor isolate Tak-1 chromosome 14, Takin1.1, whole genome shotgun sequence genome contains:
- the RPL7 gene encoding 60S ribosomal protein L7; this translates as MEVAEEKKKKVPAVPETLKKKRKNFAELKIKRLRKKFAQKMLRKARRKLIYEKAKHYHKEYRQMYRTEIRMARMARKAGNFYVPAEPKLAFVIRIRGINGVSPKVRKVLQLLRLRQIFNGTFVKLNKASINMLRIVEPYIAWGYPNLKSVNELIYKRGYGKINKKRIALTDNALIARSLGKYGIICMEDLIHEIYTVGKRFKEANNFLWPFKLSSPRGGMKKKTTHFVEGGDAGNREDQINRLIRRMN